One region of Trichosurus vulpecula isolate mTriVul1 chromosome 1, mTriVul1.pri, whole genome shotgun sequence genomic DNA includes:
- the LOC118833190 gene encoding 60S ribosomal protein L35-like, whose amino-acid sequence MAKIKARDLRGKKKEELLKQLDDLKVELSQLRVAKVTGGAASKLSKIRVVRKSIARVLTVINQTQKENLRKFYKGKKYKPLDLRPKKTRAMRCRLNKHEESLKTKKQQRKERLYPLRKFAVKA is encoded by the coding sequence ATGGCAAAAATCAAGGCCAGGGATCTTcgtgggaagaagaaggaggagctcCTCAAACAGTTGGATGATTTAAAGGTGGAACTTTCCCAGTTGAGAGTGGCCAAGGTCACTGGAGGAGCTGCATCCAAGCTATCTAAGATCCGAGTTGTCCGAAAATCTATTGCCCGAGTCCTAACTGTCATCAATCAGACGCAGAAAGAGAACCTCAGGAAATTCTATAAGGGCAAGAAATACAAGCCTCTGGACCTTAGGCCCAAGAAGACCCGTGCCATGCGCTGCAGGCTTAATAAGCACGAAGAAAGCCTGAAGAccaaaaaacagcagaggaagGAACGCCTATACCCCCTTCGGAAATTTGCTGTTAAGGCATGA